From the genome of Colwellia psychrerythraea 34H, one region includes:
- the prpF gene encoding 2-methylaconitate cis-trans isomerase PrpF → MSHDSQVHKPQVKIPATYIRGGTSKGVFFNLTDLPASCQVPGKPRDNMLLRVIGSPDPYGKQTDGMGGATSSTSKTVILAKSEQVDHDVDYLFGQVAIDKAFVDWSGNCGNLTAAVGSFAISSGLVSADRIPANGICEVRIWQKNISKTIIAHVPITNGEVQETGDFELDGVTFPAAEVKVDFVAPVDPSEAMFPTGNLVDDLVVPDIGTFKATMIMAGIPTIFLNADEIGYTGTELQDAINNDDEALARFETIRAYGAIKMGLISDIEEAKARQHTPKVAFVSHAQDYTTSSGKNITAGEIDLHVRALSMGKLHHAMMGTAAVAIGTAAAIPGTLVNIAAGSGERSEVTFGHPSGTLKVGAQAECVNDNWTVKKVSMSRSARVLMEGQVRVPALFE, encoded by the coding sequence ATGTCTCACGATTCTCAAGTGCATAAACCTCAAGTGAAAATTCCTGCTACATACATTCGTGGAGGTACCTCTAAGGGCGTATTTTTTAATTTAACCGATTTGCCAGCAAGCTGTCAGGTTCCAGGTAAACCTCGCGATAACATGTTATTGCGCGTCATTGGTAGCCCAGATCCATACGGTAAACAAACCGATGGTATGGGCGGAGCAACGTCTAGTACTAGTAAAACGGTAATCTTAGCTAAATCAGAACAAGTGGATCACGATGTCGACTATCTCTTTGGCCAAGTGGCCATTGATAAAGCGTTTGTTGATTGGAGTGGCAATTGCGGCAACCTTACTGCAGCTGTTGGTTCTTTTGCTATTAGTTCAGGATTAGTGAGTGCAGACAGAATACCTGCGAACGGTATTTGTGAAGTGCGAATTTGGCAAAAGAATATCAGCAAAACGATTATTGCCCATGTACCAATCACTAACGGTGAGGTACAAGAAACTGGTGACTTTGAACTCGATGGCGTAACTTTCCCTGCAGCTGAAGTGAAAGTTGATTTTGTTGCACCGGTAGACCCGAGTGAGGCAATGTTCCCTACAGGTAATTTGGTTGATGATCTTGTTGTACCTGATATTGGCACATTTAAAGCGACTATGATCATGGCAGGTATTCCAACCATTTTCTTAAATGCAGACGAAATAGGTTATACAGGTACCGAGCTTCAAGACGCTATAAATAATGATGATGAAGCCCTTGCACGTTTTGAAACCATTCGTGCGTATGGTGCGATAAAAATGGGTTTAATTAGCGATATCGAAGAAGCGAAAGCCCGTCAACATACCCCAAAAGTTGCTTTTGTTTCACATGCACAGGATTATACAACGTCTAGTGGTAAAAATATTACTGCCGGTGAGATTGATTTACACGTACGTGCACTCTCTATGGGTAAGTTACACCATGCCATGATGGGAACTGCTGCCGTAGCTATTGGTACTGCAGCAGCCATTCCTGGTACTTTGGTCAATATTGCTGCTGGCTCGGGAGAAAGAAGCGAGGTAACTTTTGGTCACCCATCAGGCACGCTAAAGGTTGGCGCACAAGCTGAATGTGTTAATGATAACTGGACGGTGAAAAAAGTAAGTATGAGCCGAAGTGCTCGCGTACTTATGGAAGGTCAGGTAAGAGTACCTGCATTGTTTGAATAG
- the acnD gene encoding Fe/S-dependent 2-methylisocitrate dehydratase AcnD, with the protein MNYDYRKPLPGANIDFFDTREAVEAITPGSYAKLPYTSRVLAEQLVRKCDPAALTDSLKQLIDVKQELDFPWYPARVVCHDILGQTALVDLAGLRDAIADQGGDPSKVNPVVPTQLIVDHSLAVEAPGFDPDAFEKNRSIEDRRNKDRFKFIEWSKTAFKNVDVIPAGNGIMHQINLEKMSPVIQARDGVAFPDTCVGTDSHTPHVDALGVIAIGVGGLEAETVMLGRPSMMRLPDIIGVKLTGKRAPGITATDMVLAITEFLRNQKVVSSYLEFFGEGTKDLTIGDRATISNMTPEYGASAGMFYIDQQTIDYLKLTGREPEQVKLVETYAKHTGLWADDLVDAQYPRVIEFDLSTVCRNLAGPSNPHRRLATADLVSKDIAKNLDACKAQEAEGLMPDGAVIIAAITSCTNTSNPRNVVAAGLVAKRANELGLVRKPWVKSSFAPGSKVAKLYLEEAGLLSEMEKLGFGIVGYACTTCNGMSGALDPKIQEEIIDRDLYSTAVLSGNRNFDGRIHPHAKQAFLASPPLVVAYALAGTMRFDIEKDVLGQDQNGNDITLKDIWPSDEEIDSIVASCVKPEQFKKIYTPMFDLGAFEPAESPLYDWDLTSTYIRRPPYWEGALAGERTMKGMRPLAVLGDNITTDHLSPSNAIQLNSASGAYLDKMGVPHEDFNSYATHRGDHETTQRATFANPKLFNEMCRDDKGEVKQGSLARIEPEGTESRMWEAIETYMERKQPLIIIAGADYGQGSSRDWAAKGVRLAGVEVIVSEGFERIHRTNLIGMGVLPLEFTKGDTRNTYSIDGTETYDVEGTTAPGGAMTVIMTRTNGEIIKIPVKCRLDTAEEVTVYNGGGVLQKFATDFLQSNAS; encoded by the coding sequence ATGAATTATGATTACCGCAAACCGCTTCCTGGTGCGAATATAGATTTTTTTGATACGCGTGAAGCAGTTGAAGCCATTACTCCTGGTAGCTACGCCAAACTACCTTATACCTCTCGTGTTTTAGCTGAGCAATTAGTCCGTAAATGTGATCCAGCGGCACTTACCGATTCTTTAAAACAACTTATTGACGTTAAGCAAGAGCTTGATTTTCCATGGTATCCTGCACGTGTTGTTTGTCACGATATCTTAGGTCAAACAGCTTTAGTTGATCTTGCCGGTCTTCGTGATGCAATCGCTGATCAAGGTGGTGATCCGTCTAAAGTTAACCCTGTTGTGCCAACACAGTTAATTGTTGATCACTCTCTTGCAGTGGAAGCGCCGGGTTTTGACCCTGACGCGTTTGAGAAAAACCGTTCGATTGAAGATCGTCGTAACAAAGACCGCTTTAAATTTATTGAGTGGAGCAAAACAGCGTTTAAAAATGTTGATGTAATTCCTGCTGGTAACGGCATTATGCACCAAATCAACTTAGAGAAAATGTCGCCTGTTATTCAAGCACGTGATGGTGTTGCTTTCCCTGATACTTGTGTCGGTACCGATTCACATACACCACACGTTGACGCTTTAGGTGTTATCGCGATTGGTGTTGGTGGTTTAGAAGCTGAAACAGTAATGCTAGGTCGCCCATCAATGATGCGCTTACCTGATATTATTGGTGTTAAGTTAACGGGTAAACGTGCGCCAGGTATCACAGCAACCGATATGGTGCTTGCGATCACTGAATTTTTACGTAACCAAAAAGTTGTTTCAAGCTACTTAGAGTTTTTCGGTGAAGGGACTAAAGATTTAACCATTGGTGACCGTGCAACTATCTCAAATATGACACCAGAATACGGTGCATCTGCAGGTATGTTCTACATCGATCAACAAACGATTGATTACTTGAAGCTTACTGGCCGCGAGCCAGAGCAAGTTAAATTAGTTGAAACATACGCAAAACACACTGGTTTATGGGCTGACGATTTAGTTGATGCACAATATCCACGTGTTATTGAATTTGATTTATCAACGGTATGTCGTAACTTAGCGGGTCCATCTAACCCACATCGTCGTTTAGCGACAGCTGATCTTGTATCAAAAGATATCGCTAAAAATCTAGATGCTTGTAAAGCACAAGAAGCTGAAGGGTTAATGCCTGACGGTGCAGTAATTATTGCAGCAATCACTTCTTGTACTAATACTTCTAACCCACGTAACGTTGTTGCTGCTGGTTTAGTTGCAAAACGTGCGAACGAGTTAGGTTTAGTACGTAAACCTTGGGTTAAATCATCATTCGCACCGGGTTCAAAAGTAGCAAAACTTTACCTAGAAGAAGCTGGTTTATTATCTGAAATGGAAAAACTAGGTTTTGGTATTGTTGGTTACGCATGTACTACTTGTAACGGTATGTCAGGTGCCTTAGATCCGAAAATCCAAGAAGAAATAATCGACCGTGATTTATACTCAACAGCAGTATTATCAGGTAACCGTAACTTTGATGGTCGTATTCATCCTCACGCCAAACAAGCTTTCTTAGCGTCGCCACCATTAGTTGTTGCTTATGCGCTTGCTGGTACCATGCGTTTTGATATTGAAAAAGATGTACTTGGTCAAGACCAAAATGGTAATGACATTACTTTGAAAGATATCTGGCCATCAGATGAAGAGATTGATTCAATTGTTGCATCATGTGTTAAACCTGAGCAATTCAAAAAAATCTACACGCCAATGTTTGATTTAGGCGCTTTTGAGCCTGCTGAAAGTCCATTATACGACTGGGATCTTACCAGTACTTATATTCGTCGTCCTCCTTATTGGGAAGGTGCCTTAGCGGGTGAACGTACAATGAAGGGTATGCGACCTTTAGCGGTACTTGGTGACAACATCACAACGGATCATTTATCACCGTCTAATGCTATTCAGTTAAACAGTGCTTCAGGTGCTTACCTTGATAAAATGGGCGTTCCACACGAAGACTTTAACTCATACGCAACGCATCGTGGTGATCATGAAACAACACAACGTGCAACATTCGCTAACCCGAAATTGTTCAATGAAATGTGTCGTGATGATAAAGGCGAAGTTAAGCAAGGTTCACTTGCACGTATTGAGCCTGAAGGTACTGAATCTCGCATGTGGGAAGCGATCGAAACTTACATGGAACGCAAACAGCCATTAATCATTATCGCTGGTGCTGATTACGGTCAAGGTTCATCACGTGACTGGGCAGCAAAAGGTGTTCGTTTAGCGGGTGTTGAAGTTATCGTTTCAGAAGGCTTTGAGCGTATTCACCGTACTAACTTGATTGGTATGGGCGTGTTACCACTCGAATTTACCAAGGGTGACACACGTAATACTTATAGCATTGATGGTACTGAAACTTATGATGTTGAAGGTACTACCGCTCCAGGTGGTGCTATGACTGTGATTATGACGCGTACAAATGGCGAAATAATTAAAATTCCAGTGAAATGTCGTTTAGATACAGCCGAAGAAGTTACCGTGTACAACGGCGGCGGGGTGTTACAAAAGTTCGCCACCGATTTTCTTCAATCAAATGCTAGCTAA
- the prpC gene encoding bifunctional 2-methylcitrate synthase/citrate synthase, with product MSDKKISGAGLRGQSAGDTALCTVGQSGSGLTYCGYDISDLADNATFEEVAYLLFNGELPTSGELAEYKAELLAMRDIPQALKEVLKLIPKETHPMDVMRTGCSFLGNVEPEVDFSEQNKAANRLLAAFPAIMCYWYKFSHDGVEIDCTTEEASLGGHFLRLLNGESPSAQHERVMDVSLILYAEHEFNASTFTARVCASTLSDMFSCITGAIGTLRGPLHGGANEAAMDMIQKFTSPADAKVQMAGMLERKEKIMGFGHAIYRTSDPRNVIIKAWSEKLAAENGDTSLYDISVACEEFMWDTKKLFCNADFFHASTYNYMGIPTKLFTPIFVCSRLTGWAAHVMEQRSNNRIIRPSADYTGAEPRTVKPISER from the coding sequence ATGTCAGATAAAAAAATTAGTGGTGCAGGTTTACGTGGTCAAAGCGCAGGTGATACGGCTCTTTGTACTGTTGGTCAATCAGGCAGTGGTTTAACCTATTGTGGTTATGATATTTCTGATTTAGCTGATAATGCTACCTTTGAAGAAGTAGCTTATTTATTATTCAACGGTGAATTACCTACCAGTGGTGAATTAGCTGAGTACAAAGCTGAATTACTAGCGATGCGTGATATTCCGCAAGCATTAAAAGAAGTATTAAAACTAATCCCTAAAGAAACACATCCTATGGATGTTATGCGTACCGGTTGTTCTTTTTTAGGTAATGTTGAACCAGAAGTTGATTTTTCTGAGCAAAATAAAGCAGCTAACCGTTTATTAGCGGCATTCCCTGCAATCATGTGTTACTGGTATAAATTTTCTCATGACGGTGTTGAAATTGATTGTACTACTGAAGAAGCGTCACTTGGTGGTCACTTCTTACGTCTGCTTAATGGTGAAAGCCCATCTGCACAGCATGAACGTGTTATGGATGTTTCGTTAATTTTATATGCTGAGCATGAATTTAACGCGTCAACATTTACTGCCCGTGTTTGTGCATCAACCTTATCTGATATGTTCTCTTGTATTACTGGTGCAATCGGTACTTTACGTGGACCACTTCACGGTGGCGCTAACGAAGCGGCTATGGATATGATCCAAAAGTTCACTTCTCCTGCGGATGCTAAAGTTCAGATGGCTGGAATGCTAGAGCGTAAAGAAAAAATTATGGGCTTTGGTCATGCAATCTACCGCACGTCAGATCCACGTAATGTCATTATCAAAGCATGGTCTGAAAAACTAGCAGCAGAAAATGGAGATACATCACTTTATGATATCTCAGTTGCTTGTGAAGAGTTCATGTGGGACACGAAAAAATTATTCTGTAACGCTGATTTTTTCCATGCTTCGACTTATAACTATATGGGTATTCCAACTAAACTGTTTACTCCTATTTTTGTTTGTTCACGTCTAACTGGCTGGGCTGCACACGTAATGGAGCAACGCTCTAATAACCGTATAATCCGTCCAAGTGCTGATTATACTGGTGCTGAACCACGTACAGTTAAGCCTATCTCTGAGAGATAG
- the prpB gene encoding methylisocitrate lyase, with product MTSQLSAGAKFRQALVNNKPLQVVGTINAYSAMMAEQIGHQAIYLSGGGVANASYGLPDLGMTSLNDVVADVQRITGASSLPLLVDIDTGWGGAFNIAKTIRDMEKAGAAAVHIEDQVAQKRCGHRPNKEIVSTEEMADRIRAAVDARIDPDFFIMARTDAFAQEGLEAAIERAKAYVAAGADGIFAEAIQTEEHYRAFTEALDVPVLANITEFGQTELWNKEQLGEWGCAMVLYPLSAFRAMNKAAESVYRTLLNDGDQKAEIDNMQTRMDLYDYLGYHDYEQKLDSLFADGKNK from the coding sequence ATGACTAGTCAATTATCTGCAGGCGCAAAATTTCGCCAAGCGTTAGTAAATAACAAACCACTACAAGTTGTAGGCACAATCAATGCTTACAGCGCTATGATGGCTGAGCAAATAGGTCATCAAGCCATATATTTATCAGGTGGCGGTGTAGCCAATGCCTCTTATGGTTTACCAGATCTTGGTATGACGTCATTGAATGATGTTGTTGCTGACGTACAAAGAATTACCGGTGCTTCAAGTTTACCTTTACTTGTTGATATCGATACGGGTTGGGGCGGTGCGTTTAATATAGCTAAAACTATTCGTGATATGGAAAAAGCAGGCGCAGCAGCTGTTCATATTGAAGATCAAGTAGCGCAAAAGCGTTGTGGTCATCGTCCAAATAAAGAAATTGTTTCAACAGAAGAAATGGCTGACCGTATTCGCGCCGCTGTAGATGCACGTATTGACCCTGATTTTTTCATTATGGCCCGTACAGACGCTTTTGCTCAAGAAGGTCTAGAAGCGGCTATTGAACGTGCTAAAGCATACGTTGCAGCAGGTGCTGACGGTATTTTTGCAGAAGCGATTCAAACAGAAGAGCATTATCGTGCTTTCACTGAAGCTTTAGATGTTCCTGTTCTTGCCAATATCACTGAATTTGGTCAAACAGAACTTTGGAATAAAGAACAATTAGGTGAGTGGGGTTGTGCGATGGTGCTTTATCCATTATCAGCATTTCGTGCCATGAACAAAGCCGCTGAGTCTGTTTACAGAACATTATTAAATGATGGTGATCAAAAAGCTGAAATTGACAACATGCAAACACGCATGGATTTATATGACTACCTTGGTTACCACGATTATGAGCAAAAACTAGATTCGTTATTTGCTGATGGAAAAAATAAGTAA
- a CDS encoding GntR family transcriptional regulator, whose amino-acid sequence MLLQNPTKQAAVTTADKVFEQLQFAIVEGEMAAGSKISEPELAKRYQISRSTLREALNRLEKCHLIERKANVGSRVVDCTIEGLLELYITREALEGMACRQAALNMTDEEIEHMQDMLTQHAGDKALQDGVAYYQEKGDLDFHYKVILGSHNKQLIELICGQLYHLIRMYRCQFGMNSPRASRAFDEHSRIIQAIADRDGELAEMLMRRHIAASRKNIENKISKEIAQKEQNKIQLIKS is encoded by the coding sequence ATGCTCTTACAAAATCCAACCAAACAAGCCGCAGTGACTACTGCTGATAAAGTTTTTGAGCAGCTTCAATTTGCCATTGTTGAAGGTGAGATGGCTGCGGGTAGTAAAATAAGTGAGCCTGAGCTTGCTAAGCGTTACCAAATAAGTCGTTCCACATTGCGTGAAGCGTTAAATCGTCTTGAAAAATGTCATTTAATAGAGCGCAAAGCAAATGTTGGCTCACGTGTAGTTGATTGCACCATAGAAGGTTTACTTGAGTTATATATAACGAGAGAAGCACTTGAAGGTATGGCATGTCGCCAAGCGGCATTAAATATGACCGATGAAGAGATAGAACATATGCAAGATATGCTCACTCAACATGCAGGTGATAAAGCGTTGCAAGATGGCGTAGCTTACTACCAAGAAAAAGGTGATCTTGATTTTCATTATAAGGTTATTTTAGGTAGCCATAATAAACAATTAATCGAATTGATTTGTGGCCAGCTATATCACTTAATTCGTATGTATCGTTGTCAATTTGGTATGAATAGCCCTAGAGCGAGTCGTGCTTTTGATGAACATTCACGCATAATCCAAGCAATTGCAGATCGAGATGGAGAATTGGCAGAAATGCTAATGCGACGTCACATTGCTGCATCACGTAAAAATATCGAAAACAAAATATCAAAAGAAATCGCTCAAAAAGAGCAAAACAAAATACAACTCATCAAGTCTTAA